The following proteins are co-located in the Mesorhizobium sp. M1E.F.Ca.ET.045.02.1.1 genome:
- a CDS encoding class I SAM-dependent methyltransferase: MASASTESGLATTDNGAAGAQDMFNSELETYRRIVGANLMFHQEIYHLLRDLLVEQAPASFRFLDVACGDASASAAMLRTTAIGNYVGIDLSEASLRLAARELQALPCPVELRCCDFAPAMAKWSEPIDVIWIGMSLHHLPTAAKARLMRNAHRALGGMGLFVIWEPALFEGEDRAAWLARFSLLRDKWSAVSDEEFASMERHMLLADFPETSRTWLRLGRDAGFSHAEDIFLMPNRMGRVFRYWN, from the coding sequence ATGGCAAGTGCGTCGACTGAAAGCGGTCTGGCAACGACGGACAATGGAGCTGCCGGCGCTCAGGACATGTTCAACAGCGAGCTTGAAACCTACCGCAGGATCGTCGGCGCGAACCTGATGTTCCATCAGGAAATCTATCACCTTCTGCGCGACTTGCTTGTCGAGCAAGCGCCCGCCTCATTCCGCTTCCTAGACGTGGCGTGCGGAGATGCCAGTGCCTCCGCCGCGATGCTGAGGACGACCGCGATAGGCAACTATGTCGGTATCGACTTGTCCGAGGCATCGCTGCGGTTGGCGGCCCGGGAGCTGCAGGCCCTTCCTTGCCCCGTCGAGCTGCGCTGCTGCGATTTCGCGCCGGCAATGGCGAAGTGGTCGGAGCCGATCGACGTGATCTGGATCGGCATGTCGCTGCACCATCTGCCGACGGCGGCCAAGGCAAGGCTGATGCGCAACGCCCACAGGGCCCTGGGCGGCATGGGCCTGTTCGTGATCTGGGAGCCGGCGCTGTTCGAGGGAGAGGATCGCGCCGCCTGGCTCGCGCGCTTCTCCTTGCTGCGCGACAAATGGTCGGCCGTTTCCGACGAGGAATTCGCATCGATGGAAAGGCATATGCTTCTGGCCGATTTCCCCGAAACCTCGCGAACCTGGCTTCGCTTAGGGCGGGATGCCGGCTTCTCGCATGCGGAGGACATTTTCTTGATGCCCAATCGAATGGGCAGGGTGTTCCGTTATTGGAACTAG
- a CDS encoding 2-dehydropantoate 2-reductase, with product MRIAMMGAGGIGGYIGARLAEAGGDVSFIARGAHLEAMRQGGLRIHSDAGNIFLPTVSASASPADIGPVDLVIFAVKLYDGEKAAAALGPLIARNTRVVTLQNGIDSIELLRRHVRDDKVIGGATYLSGFIGRPGEVVHAGGLQQILVGGHREPLIRELQALCDRAVGLELKPVADIDSVLWEKFVTLAAFSGATSLMRSGIGPILGDPEARIFVEQLRDEGMAVAAAAGHPMAEGFEERVITRWTAFPPHVKSSMANDLERGKPIEVAWLSGRMHELGMKLSIATPGHTAVFRALHLHAAGAAA from the coding sequence ATGCGGATCGCAATGATGGGTGCGGGCGGCATCGGCGGTTACATCGGGGCCAGGCTCGCCGAGGCGGGAGGCGACGTCAGCTTCATTGCTCGCGGCGCGCACCTGGAGGCCATGCGCCAGGGTGGCCTGCGAATTCACAGCGACGCCGGCAATATTTTCCTGCCCACCGTATCCGCAAGCGCTTCTCCGGCCGACATCGGCCCCGTCGATCTCGTGATCTTCGCGGTCAAGCTCTACGACGGCGAGAAGGCCGCCGCGGCGCTCGGACCACTGATTGCCAGGAACACCCGCGTCGTGACTCTGCAAAACGGCATCGACAGCATCGAATTGCTGCGTCGCCATGTTCGCGACGACAAGGTTATCGGTGGCGCCACCTATCTTTCCGGCTTCATCGGCAGACCCGGAGAGGTCGTCCATGCGGGCGGGCTGCAGCAAATTCTCGTCGGCGGTCATCGTGAGCCTCTGATCCGCGAGCTTCAAGCGCTTTGCGATCGGGCAGTAGGGCTCGAACTGAAGCCGGTCGCCGACATCGACAGCGTGCTCTGGGAGAAGTTCGTGACGCTTGCAGCCTTCTCCGGCGCGACGTCGCTCATGCGCTCGGGCATTGGTCCAATCCTTGGCGATCCCGAGGCGCGGATCTTCGTCGAGCAATTGCGGGACGAGGGGATGGCGGTTGCCGCCGCGGCCGGTCATCCGATGGCGGAAGGATTCGAGGAACGCGTCATCACGAGATGGACCGCATTCCCACCGCATGTGAAATCATCGATGGCCAACGACCTTGAAAGAGGCAAGCCCATCGAGGTCGCCTGGCTCTCAGGGCGCATGCATGAACTGGGCATGAAGCTCTCCATTGCGACTCCTGGCCACACCGCGGTGTTCCGCGCCTTGCATCTCCATGCGGCGGGGGCCGCCGCCTAG
- a CDS encoding sensor histidine kinase: MLREILKRLVQVWSGLSLAWQFVIAGGIGLLAVMLVVGLWVTSQIREGVMHNSATTTALYVDSVIAPLLPDLRKSRELDDSVKRALDETLGQGALGKRLVSFKLWRRDGTVLYADDSALIGKNFPPNLNLKSAFAGNVVAEYNNLTDDPETNEEKVVNAPLFEIYNPVREPWSGEVVAVSEFYEIADDFQETLNSALRWTWLVVASATATSLALLSGIVFRGSRTIQTQRAALEAKVTELQSALAQNSSLRQRVQRASRRATAINERYLRRIGADLHDGPAQLVALAALRMDSPILVDPATPKPQREAEIAGIHKTLGEAMREIRGICNGLVLPQIETQAVADILRLAVAEHERRTNTKVLLTLPERLPELGTSEKISIYRFVQEGLNNAYRHGKGKGQQVRATMKGGKLVVEVQDTGPGFNPARSEGLGLAGLRERIESIGGQFETLSGPGGTRLVITLSVEEQP, encoded by the coding sequence ATGCTCAGGGAGATCTTGAAACGACTTGTGCAAGTCTGGAGCGGGCTGTCGCTGGCCTGGCAGTTCGTGATTGCCGGCGGCATCGGGCTTTTGGCGGTGATGCTCGTGGTTGGCCTTTGGGTAACGTCGCAGATCCGCGAGGGGGTGATGCACAACTCCGCCACCACGACAGCGCTCTATGTCGACAGCGTCATCGCACCGCTGCTGCCGGACCTGCGCAAGAGCCGCGAGCTCGACGACTCGGTCAAGCGGGCGCTGGACGAAACGCTCGGCCAGGGCGCGCTCGGAAAGAGGCTGGTGTCGTTCAAGCTGTGGCGGCGCGACGGCACGGTGCTCTACGCCGACGACTCGGCTCTGATCGGCAAGAACTTTCCCCCCAACCTCAACCTGAAGTCGGCTTTCGCCGGCAATGTCGTGGCTGAATACAACAATCTCACCGACGACCCCGAAACCAACGAGGAGAAAGTTGTGAACGCGCCGCTGTTCGAGATCTACAATCCGGTGCGCGAGCCATGGTCGGGTGAAGTGGTGGCGGTGTCCGAATTCTACGAGATCGCCGACGATTTCCAGGAGACGCTGAACTCGGCGCTGAGATGGACCTGGCTGGTGGTGGCCAGCGCCACCGCGACCTCGCTCGCGCTGTTGTCGGGCATCGTCTTTCGCGGCAGCCGCACCATCCAGACACAGCGCGCCGCGCTGGAGGCCAAGGTTACCGAGTTGCAGTCGGCACTTGCGCAGAATTCGTCGCTGCGCCAGCGCGTGCAGCGCGCCTCGCGCCGCGCCACCGCCATCAACGAGCGGTATCTGAGGCGCATCGGCGCCGACCTGCATGACGGGCCGGCGCAACTGGTGGCGCTTGCCGCGCTCAGGATGGACAGCCCGATCCTGGTCGACCCCGCGACGCCGAAACCGCAGCGCGAGGCCGAGATCGCCGGCATCCACAAAACGCTCGGCGAGGCGATGCGCGAGATACGCGGCATCTGCAACGGCCTCGTGCTGCCGCAGATCGAGACCCAGGCGGTGGCCGACATACTGCGGCTGGCCGTGGCCGAGCATGAGCGCCGCACGAACACCAAAGTGTTGCTGACGCTGCCGGAGCGCTTGCCGGAACTCGGCACCTCGGAGAAGATCAGCATCTATCGTTTCGTGCAGGAAGGGCTGAACAACGCTTACCGACACGGCAAGGGCAAGGGCCAGCAGGTGAGAGCCACGATGAAGGGCGGCAAGCTGGTGGTGGAGGTGCAGGACACTGGTCCAGGCTTCAACCCCGCAAGGAGCGAAGGCCTCGGGCTTGCCGGGCTCAGGGAGCGTATCGAAAGCATTGGCGGGCAGTTCGAGACGCTGTCAGGCCCCGGGGGAACGAGACTGGTAATCACATTGTCTGTCGAGGAGCAGCCGTGA
- a CDS encoding response regulator transcription factor, with protein sequence MTAPIRIAIVDDHPLFREGVARSLGEIGGFELVGEGASAEDAERLVRASAPDILMLDISMPGGGLNALASILAAAPEQKIVMLTVSETNSDVAQALKAGARGYVLKGVGSKSLAEILRDVATGQSYVSPTLSARLLSDLLQPTGRKPDPLSQLTGREAEILKLVAEGLSNKEVAARLALQEKTVKHHMTRVLAKLNVRNRTEAALLMHEAKDRQ encoded by the coding sequence GTGACCGCACCCATCCGTATAGCCATTGTCGACGACCATCCGCTGTTTCGCGAGGGCGTGGCGCGCAGCCTCGGCGAGATCGGCGGCTTCGAACTTGTGGGCGAAGGCGCCAGCGCCGAGGATGCCGAAAGGCTGGTCCGCGCCAGCGCTCCCGATATCCTGATGCTCGACATCAGCATGCCGGGCGGCGGCCTCAACGCGCTGGCCAGCATCCTGGCGGCGGCGCCCGAGCAGAAGATCGTCATGCTGACGGTTTCGGAAACCAATTCCGACGTCGCCCAGGCGCTCAAGGCCGGTGCGCGCGGCTATGTGCTGAAGGGCGTCGGCTCAAAGTCGCTGGCCGAGATCCTGCGCGATGTCGCCACCGGCCAGAGCTATGTCTCGCCGACACTCTCGGCCCGGCTGCTGTCGGACCTGTTGCAGCCCACCGGCCGCAAGCCCGACCCGCTCAGCCAGCTCACCGGCCGCGAGGCCGAGATCCTGAAGCTGGTGGCCGAGGGCTTGAGCAACAAGGAAGTCGCCGCCCGGCTGGCGCTGCAGGAAAAGACAGTCAAGCACCACATGACCAGGGTGCTGGCCAAGCTCAACGTGCGCAACCGCACGGAAGCGGCGCTGCTGATGCATGAGGCGAAAGACAGGCAATAA
- a CDS encoding DMT family transporter, translated as MVSTQTVKPGTQAGALPILGLLGAVLSVQVGAAFAKGLFPVLGPQGTTMLRLLIGALMLAAALRPWKVMPSLKTLPWLAAYGVTVSVMNLLFYTALERIPLGICVALEFTGPLFVATLGSRRPLDLVWVAFAVAGIVLLSPFADVSRGLDPIGVLIALAAGGCWALYIIFAQKAGAELGVRTSAYGMAIAALLALPFGFSAAWPYLTDPHVMAGAAVVGLFSSALPFWLEMMALTRMPARVYGTLTSLEPALGALTGFLFLHESLSALQCAGIAAVIAAAFGTAVTARAPVSSPG; from the coding sequence GTGGTATCGACGCAAACCGTAAAACCAGGGACCCAGGCGGGCGCCTTGCCCATTCTCGGGCTGCTCGGCGCCGTTCTTTCGGTTCAGGTGGGCGCCGCTTTCGCCAAGGGCCTGTTCCCGGTCCTCGGCCCACAGGGCACGACGATGCTGAGGCTTCTCATCGGCGCGCTGATGCTGGCCGCGGCGCTGAGGCCCTGGAAGGTGATGCCGTCGCTCAAAACCCTGCCGTGGCTCGCGGCCTATGGCGTCACCGTCTCGGTCATGAACCTGCTGTTTTATACCGCGCTGGAGCGCATTCCGCTGGGCATCTGCGTGGCACTGGAATTCACCGGGCCGCTTTTCGTGGCGACGCTCGGTTCCAGGCGCCCGCTCGATCTCGTCTGGGTGGCCTTTGCCGTCGCCGGCATCGTGCTGCTCTCGCCTTTTGCCGATGTCAGCCGGGGACTTGATCCGATAGGCGTGCTGATTGCGCTTGCCGCCGGCGGCTGCTGGGCGCTCTACATCATCTTCGCGCAGAAGGCCGGCGCCGAGCTCGGCGTTCGCACCTCGGCCTACGGCATGGCGATCGCCGCTCTGCTGGCGCTGCCTTTCGGATTCTCGGCTGCCTGGCCTTATCTCACCGACCCGCATGTGATGGCGGGCGCGGCCGTCGTCGGCCTGTTCTCGAGCGCGCTGCCCTTCTGGCTCGAGATGATGGCGCTCACCAGGATGCCGGCGCGGGTTTACGGCACGCTCACCTCCCTGGAGCCGGCGCTCGGAGCGCTGACCGGCTTCCTGTTCCTGCATGAGAGCTTGAGTGCGCTGCAATGCGCCGGCATCGCCGCCGTGATTGCCGCCGCCTTCGGCACGGCGGTGACGGCAAGAGCGCCGGTCTCCTCGCCGGGGTAA
- a CDS encoding acyltransferase — protein sequence MTNQRDIQLDMLRAVAVTLVLYAHFLAPNGSSFLGHLGVRLFFVLSGFLITRLLLDARDTYAFEAGPALRSFYARRAIRIFPPYFAVLGLVWLTDLEQSRSSLAWHALYLSNFWYAQRNDWTPWLLCHFWSLSIEEQFYLAWPLIVLVAPRRRIEAITIGVICFSLAYRFYWPIAADPALARDLLPPASMDALACGALLAVRRARGADVPRWMRLCWPALVAVFLLVVWSDPGPASSAWEWPRWFLVQVLPLALLVAIVAACSNGLGGTPGRLAELPPLIFLGRISYGVYLYHPILLAYAVKAQPWLPLNVSEQGPGRFLVAGAATLVVASLSWVLFEKPLNSLKRYFPYVAPSRPRGASEARGFGIAPALDLRPTDRSRP from the coding sequence ATGACGAATCAGCGCGACATCCAGTTGGACATGCTGCGGGCCGTTGCCGTCACGCTGGTGCTTTACGCGCATTTCCTTGCGCCGAACGGCTCCTCCTTCCTCGGCCATCTCGGCGTGCGGCTGTTCTTCGTGCTCTCCGGCTTCCTGATCACGCGGCTTTTGCTGGACGCGCGTGACACCTATGCATTCGAGGCCGGACCGGCGCTGCGTTCCTTCTATGCCAGGCGCGCGATCCGGATTTTCCCGCCCTATTTCGCGGTGCTGGGGCTCGTCTGGCTCACCGACCTGGAACAGTCCAGGTCGTCGCTCGCCTGGCATGCGCTCTATCTCTCGAATTTCTGGTATGCGCAGCGTAACGACTGGACGCCCTGGCTGCTCTGCCATTTCTGGAGCCTCAGCATCGAGGAGCAGTTCTATCTCGCCTGGCCACTGATCGTGCTCGTGGCGCCGCGCAGGCGCATCGAGGCGATCACCATCGGCGTCATCTGCTTCTCGCTCGCCTATCGCTTCTACTGGCCGATCGCCGCCGACCCGGCGCTGGCGCGGGACCTGTTGCCGCCGGCCTCGATGGACGCGCTTGCCTGCGGCGCCCTGCTTGCCGTCCGCCGCGCCCGAGGCGCCGACGTGCCGCGATGGATGCGGCTTTGCTGGCCGGCCTTGGTCGCGGTCTTCCTGCTCGTCGTCTGGTCCGATCCGGGGCCGGCGAGCTCGGCCTGGGAGTGGCCGCGCTGGTTCCTGGTGCAGGTGCTGCCGCTGGCGCTGCTGGTGGCGATCGTCGCCGCCTGCTCGAACGGCCTTGGCGGCACGCCCGGCAGGCTGGCCGAACTGCCGCCGCTCATCTTCCTCGGCCGCATCAGCTACGGCGTCTATCTCTACCATCCGATCCTGCTCGCCTATGCCGTCAAGGCGCAGCCATGGCTGCCACTCAACGTCTCGGAACAGGGGCCGGGCCGCTTCCTGGTCGCAGGCGCCGCCACGCTGGTCGTCGCCTCGCTGTCCTGGGTGCTGTTCGAGAAGCCGCTCAACAGCCTCAAGCGCTATTTCCCCTATGTGGCGCCCTCGCGCCCGCGTGGCGCGAGCGAGGCCCGCGGGTTCGGCATCGCCCCGGCGCTCGATCTGCGGCCGACGGACCGGAGCCGACCATGA
- a CDS encoding glycosyltransferase family 2 protein, with amino-acid sequence MTAPLISVLLPVYNAEPYVGAAIQSILRQDYGRLEVIAIDDGSTDRSLEILERCRRDDSRVSIISRENRGLVASLNEGLAVARGELVARMDADDFAYPWRLSRQAALFAARPELGFCGSLVDMLQYGRVARGRLDPVFRLDLSVLSQFFTIFMHPTVVYNRRIIGEADLHYDGTYRHAEDFDLFRRLAGCYPAAMMEESLLVYRVHPGSVTSRHTREMRRTHLRIVAENLEHEGLAQDSTDLRAIGDEVSFDTVRRAAAFIRALEEHIAALPAATRPSFEAGALNLFYFLYQLVNDEERPALTHELLTLAAKWNAIRRREKYALSPGAWAPWLSQASMWAGKRADRMAHRFKSAPAASVLARYRMGTA; translated from the coding sequence ATGACCGCTCCCCTCATCTCCGTGCTGTTGCCGGTCTACAATGCCGAGCCCTATGTCGGCGCCGCGATCCAATCGATCCTGAGACAGGACTACGGTCGGCTCGAGGTCATCGCCATCGACGACGGATCGACCGACCGGTCGCTTGAGATCCTCGAGCGCTGCCGCCGGGACGACAGCCGCGTCTCAATCATCTCGCGCGAGAACCGCGGCCTCGTCGCCAGCCTCAACGAGGGGCTGGCGGTCGCGCGCGGCGAGCTGGTCGCGCGCATGGATGCCGACGACTTCGCCTATCCCTGGCGCCTGTCGCGGCAGGCGGCGCTGTTTGCCGCGCGGCCCGAGCTCGGCTTCTGCGGCTCGCTTGTCGACATGCTGCAATACGGCCGCGTCGCACGGGGCAGGCTCGATCCGGTGTTCCGCCTCGACCTCTCCGTGCTGTCGCAGTTCTTCACGATCTTCATGCACCCGACGGTGGTCTACAACCGCCGGATCATCGGCGAGGCCGACCTCCATTACGACGGTACCTACCGGCATGCCGAGGATTTCGACCTCTTCCGGCGGCTTGCCGGCTGCTATCCGGCGGCCATGATGGAGGAGAGCCTGTTGGTCTACCGCGTGCATCCCGGCAGCGTGACCAGCCGGCATACGAGGGAGATGCGGCGCACGCATCTCAGGATCGTGGCGGAGAATCTCGAGCACGAGGGCCTGGCGCAGGACAGCACAGACCTACGCGCCATCGGTGACGAGGTTTCCTTCGACACCGTGCGACGGGCGGCAGCCTTCATCCGCGCGCTGGAGGAGCATATCGCGGCACTGCCAGCGGCAACCCGGCCGAGCTTCGAGGCCGGCGCGCTCAACCTGTTCTATTTTCTCTACCAGCTCGTAAACGACGAGGAACGCCCGGCCCTGACCCACGAGCTTTTGACGCTTGCCGCGAAATGGAACGCGATCCGCCGCCGCGAGAAATACGCGCTCAGCCCCGGTGCCTGGGCCCCCTGGCTGAGCCAGGCCTCGATGTGGGCGGGCAAACGCGCGGACCGGATGGCCCACCGCTTCAAATCCGCGCCGGCGGCATCGGTGCTGGCACGCTATCGGATGGGGACGGCATGA
- a CDS encoding glycosyltransferase: MNDARHPLPRLPVLPAPPWPRQRPRVSFIVCTRDRATVLEACIDSIRAACRAHPTFAAELVVVDNGSRDGTAEYLSRIAAASDLLLTTIREPRPGLATARNAGLARARGRVLVFVDDDCRLDRNYLVDLERHYASGDKWLIRGGRVEIGDARDLPFTIKRCDKRERLTPAVHPGGFVLGCNMTMHRDVAALIGPFDERFGAGGALRSAEDTDYLVRAMLAGIAVEYVPDMTILHHHGRRDRKAIGRLHRDYHFGNGALCLKHIRRAPWLLRHFYWATRSALRELIGGPRFDHELKLSHWPIVLMNLAGAAKFMALVLARRPPRQARLANETAETRAEAGAR; the protein is encoded by the coding sequence ATGAACGACGCGCGCCATCCGCTGCCGCGGCTCCCGGTCCTGCCCGCGCCTCCCTGGCCCAGGCAGCGGCCGCGGGTCTCCTTCATCGTCTGCACGCGCGACCGCGCGACGGTGCTGGAAGCCTGCATCGACTCGATCCGGGCCGCCTGCAGGGCGCACCCCACCTTCGCCGCCGAACTGGTGGTGGTCGACAACGGCTCGCGCGACGGCACGGCGGAATATCTTTCCCGGATCGCCGCGGCCTCCGACCTTCTCCTGACCACGATCCGCGAGCCGCGCCCCGGACTGGCGACGGCGCGCAATGCCGGGCTGGCGCGGGCGCGCGGGCGCGTTCTGGTCTTCGTCGACGACGATTGCAGGCTCGACCGCAACTACCTCGTCGACCTCGAACGGCATTATGCAAGCGGCGATAAATGGCTGATCCGCGGCGGCCGCGTCGAGATCGGCGACGCGCGCGACCTGCCTTTCACGATAAAACGCTGCGACAAACGCGAGCGGCTGACGCCCGCCGTCCATCCGGGCGGTTTCGTGCTCGGCTGCAACATGACCATGCATCGCGACGTCGCCGCCTTGATCGGCCCCTTCGACGAACGTTTCGGCGCTGGCGGGGCGCTGCGTTCGGCCGAGGACACGGACTATCTGGTGCGCGCCATGCTTGCCGGCATCGCGGTCGAATATGTGCCGGACATGACGATCCTCCATCACCACGGCAGGCGCGACCGCAAGGCGATCGGCCGGCTGCACCGCGACTATCATTTCGGCAACGGCGCGCTCTGCCTGAAGCACATCCGCCGCGCGCCCTGGCTGCTGCGCCACTTCTACTGGGCGACGCGGTCGGCGTTGCGTGAGCTGATCGGCGGCCCGCGTTTCGATCACGAGCTCAAGCTGTCGCATTGGCCGATCGTGCTGATGAACCTCGCGGGCGCGGCGAAGTTCATGGCTCTGGTGTTGGCCAGACGGCCGCCACGACAAGCGCGGCTCGCCAACGAGACCGCCGAGACCAGGGCGGAGGCCGGCGCGCGATGA
- a CDS encoding ABC transporter ATP-binding protein: MTGRPTLPMLRRALGRRQLGLLPVVVVLGLASAALEGFGIGLIIPLLGIIMGHGEATGMAGLSALLQQVGAGLGERERLIAISAAILGSILFKNLLAFANSVLTAHIYGKASQTIRGALAERLLTVGYPFFLRESPGRLLNIISNESWRASDAIQGVLGAIVSASAALILLAFLLLLSWQMTLLVMLGLALVQAAHMALSARLRAPSRSVSARNSALASQMLHLVHAGRLIRIFGQEAREKAAFEKASDGVRRAAFLLSNRQGALAPLTEVLHAMLFLAVVIGAWLAGLSFPVVASFLILLYRLQPHVRALQMTWSQLQGLSGSLEEVTWLLDPNGKPAPPEGSRPFAGLGDRIAFEGVSFSYANEEQRAAVLHAASFDIVSGRSTALIGRSGAGKTTIVNLLCRFVEPDGGKILVDGAPLGEIDPADWRRHIALASQELELVDGTILDNITYGKDTASAEEARRAAELAEAHAFIETLPQGYQTVVGYRGVNLSAGQRQRIALARALLRDPDILILDEATNAVDGLSEAAIVETLKSRAGRRTTIVISHHHSTISFCDDLVILEHGRVKKQAPFAEMAKLSMDELYRPE, encoded by the coding sequence ATGACCGGACGCCCGACGCTGCCGATGCTGCGGCGCGCGCTTGGCCGCCGTCAGCTCGGCCTGCTGCCTGTGGTCGTCGTACTCGGCCTTGCAAGCGCCGCGCTCGAAGGTTTCGGCATCGGGCTCATCATCCCTCTGCTCGGCATCATCATGGGGCATGGCGAGGCGACCGGCATGGCGGGCCTTTCCGCCCTGCTCCAGCAGGTCGGCGCCGGGCTCGGCGAGCGCGAGCGGCTGATCGCGATTTCGGCCGCGATCCTCGGCTCGATCCTTTTCAAGAACCTGCTCGCCTTCGCCAATTCGGTGCTCACTGCCCACATCTACGGCAAGGCCAGCCAGACGATACGCGGCGCGTTGGCCGAACGGCTGCTGACCGTCGGCTATCCCTTTTTCCTGAGGGAAAGCCCGGGGCGGCTGCTCAACATCATCTCCAACGAATCCTGGCGGGCGTCGGACGCCATCCAGGGGGTGCTCGGCGCCATCGTCAGCGCCTCGGCGGCGCTTATCCTGCTTGCATTCCTGCTGCTCTTATCCTGGCAGATGACGCTTTTGGTGATGCTCGGGCTGGCGCTGGTGCAGGCCGCGCACATGGCGCTGTCGGCCCGTCTGAGGGCGCCGAGCCGCAGTGTTTCGGCGCGCAACAGCGCGCTCGCATCGCAGATGCTGCACCTCGTCCATGCCGGCCGGCTGATCCGCATCTTCGGCCAGGAGGCGCGCGAGAAGGCTGCATTCGAGAAGGCCTCCGACGGCGTGCGGCGGGCGGCCTTCCTGCTCTCCAACCGGCAGGGCGCGCTGGCGCCGCTGACCGAAGTGTTGCACGCCATGCTGTTCCTGGCGGTGGTGATCGGCGCCTGGCTCGCCGGCTTGAGCTTTCCGGTGGTCGCGTCCTTCCTCATCCTGCTCTACCGCCTGCAGCCGCATGTCAGGGCGCTGCAGATGACATGGAGCCAGTTGCAGGGGCTTTCCGGCTCGCTGGAAGAGGTGACCTGGCTGCTCGATCCCAACGGCAAGCCCGCGCCGCCTGAGGGCAGCCGCCCCTTCGCCGGCCTTGGCGACAGAATAGCCTTCGAGGGCGTGAGCTTCAGCTATGCCAATGAGGAACAGCGCGCGGCGGTGCTGCACGCGGCGAGCTTCGACATCGTGAGCGGCCGCTCGACGGCGCTGATCGGCCGCTCGGGCGCCGGCAAGACGACGATCGTCAATTTGCTCTGCCGCTTCGTCGAGCCGGACGGGGGCAAGATCCTCGTCGACGGAGCGCCGCTCGGCGAGATCGACCCGGCCGACTGGCGCCGCCATATCGCGCTCGCCAGCCAGGAGCTGGAGCTGGTCGACGGCACCATCCTCGACAACATCACCTACGGCAAGGACACGGCGAGCGCTGAAGAGGCGCGCCGCGCGGCCGAGCTCGCCGAGGCGCACGCCTTCATCGAGACGCTGCCGCAAGGCTACCAGACGGTGGTCGGCTATCGCGGCGTCAACCTGTCGGCCGGGCAAAGGCAGCGCATCGCGCTGGCGCGAGCGCTGCTGCGCGACCCCGACATATTGATCCTCGACGAGGCCACCAACGCGGTCGACGGGCTTTCGGAAGCGGCGATCGTAGAGACGCTGAAATCGCGCGCCGGCCGCCGCACCACCATCGTCATCAGCCACCACCACTCGACGATCTCGTTCTGCGACGATCTGGTGATCCTGGAGCACGGCAGGGTGAAGAAGCAGGCGCCGTTCGCGGAGATGGCGAAGCTCAGCATGGACGAGCTGTATCGGCCGGAGTGA
- the minE gene encoding cell division topological specificity factor MinE: MSILDLFKRRTSAPVARERLQLLLAYERQSRGQPDLVSILREEIMAVIAKHVQIDQDYLQVSMDRGATMSTLEIDIQIPNKSAVPLAMAG, from the coding sequence ATGAGCATCCTCGACCTCTTCAAGCGGCGCACCAGCGCCCCGGTGGCGCGCGAGCGGCTGCAGCTCCTGCTCGCCTATGAGCGCCAGAGCCGCGGCCAGCCGGACCTCGTCTCCATCCTGCGCGAGGAGATCATGGCGGTCATCGCAAAGCACGTGCAGATCGACCAGGACTATCTCCAGGTCTCGATGGACCGCGGCGCGACCATGTCGACGCTGGAGATCGACATCCAGATCCCCAACAAGAGCGCCGTGCCGCTTGCGATGGCAGGGTGA